In the genome of Diabrotica undecimpunctata isolate CICGRU chromosome 2, icDiaUnde3, whole genome shotgun sequence, the window CCAATCACtttggttaaaaaaatatattgatctGAATACTTTTCTCCGAAAcaacgccaaaaatgaatttgaGCGTGATCTTTTTAAGCTTCTTGTCAATGCTATATTCGGCAAAAGCCTGGAAGGAATGGATAAAAGAAAGGATATACGTCTTGTTTCCCAATGGGAAAATAGCAAGGGAAGGGTTGGAGCAAAATCTTTAATTGCCAAACCAGAATTTAACTCATTATCAATATTCAGCGAAAATTTAGTTGcaattcatttaaataaaaccaaaattatttacGATAAACCTTTATATATTGGTTTTTCCATTCTGGATGTATCTAAGACATTCATATATGATTTCTTCTACGGGTATATTAAAAACAAGTACCACAATAATGCTTATCTTCTGTATACAGATACTGATTCGCTTATTCTAGAAGTACAAACACCAAACTTTTATGATGATATGAACAAAATTCTACGTTACTTTGATACATCTAATTATTCGGAAAATAATAAACATGGTGTATACAAGACAACGTCTATACTTGGAAATATGAAAAATGAATTTCCAAACACCACCATTAAAGCATTCTATGGTACTGGAGCTAAAGCTTATTGTATTGGGGCTAATACAATTGTGAAAAAAGCAAAGGGTGTTTCCAGTCATGTTGTTAAAAACCAGCTACATTTAAATGATTATGTGAGAGTTATTCAAAACAAAGAAACCATCTttagaaaaatgtatttttttaggtCAGAAATGCACACTGTTTACACCGAATTGCGAAATAAGGTATCACTAACATCCCGTGACGATAAAAGATATGTTATTCCTGGTGGTGCCTCTACTTTGGCTTGGGGCCATTTATTAATTAATCAGCATGAAGGTAATATAGATGACCTTTTATTTTTTGCGAATGAAATGATAGATGCTCCTACATTATATGACTTAAATAATATTCCCAATGAGGAATTGTTCCAAGTTGCACCTTTTTATTATGACTCCtacttataaattgttttttgttatCTGTTATCTGTAATTATATTTGAGGATTAagcatatgtatatttttttgtattaataaaacacttgtatattaacatatttttttatttaaaactttaattaattCCATTACCAGAGGAACTATTGACAAAGTTGAACATAtagctatataataaaatattggagATAAACCTTTTTCATCCTTAGGACTTTCATTATAAAGTTCTAACCAGCCGGAATCAGTGATTTTTTCCATTACACGGCCACGTGTCATTTAGTACACCATTACTATCAAAACACACAAAAGTTTCTCTGACATTGATTGGTTCTTGAATTAAGAGCAAATTTCCCACAATtgcttgtaaaacaataaagtTTAATGATACCATCATAATAATAGCTATTTAGAATTTAACGTCTATTTATAGTAAATCTAACTTTGGACGTGGGGAGTCCCATTTATGTGGTGGGGATTCCAATAATCCATCACGATAACCTACAGAACGATGAGATAGTCCCATAGGTCTAGTCTCACTACAAAATGCACAAAATTCAAATACCAATTTCCATCCTTTAAATATTAAGTTTCTTCGAATAAGTCTAGTTCCAGACATTTTACGACAAACGAGACAAAGCTTTTGTCGTACAATATAAAAAGGAAGTCTCGAAAATGTTTCCCATTCGTCACTCCTATAGCTAAGTAGATTATCACAATATTTATATGGTATGTTCCCTTCGTTTATTATActtgaacacataattaaaagtaTACAAATTAGATTTTGTGAGGGACTCTAACGAACTGGTTTATGATTTAGCTTAACAAGTTTCAACAGTGAGTCCCCGCTAGCTGATAAAGTCTTACGCACCTTGCTTGGTACACTCTAgtgttaatatattattatgagTGGGGGTAATGAGCAACACACCTGCAACCGGTGTCAATGGGGGTAGGAAGGATATAAGGAAGGACCATCGTTAATTTAAACAGTATGGACTCAAGAAGGTTTCGTGAACGGCTTAATCAGTTTAGTATACGCATTAAAAGGATAAAACGTGATATTCTATTTTACAAAAGTCAGAGATATATCAATCATATAAATAATCGTATTAACCAGTTAAAAAGTGAATACGAAGATAAACAACTTATGTTTAAACAGTTTTCAAAGCTGTGTTTGAGTGATGCGCTTGCGTAGTGGTAAAGTTTATACAACAAAACCAGAAGCAGACGTAAGACTATTTTTTCTCTCCAGATACGAAGAGCAAAAGTGGATAGACTTGGTCTTTAAGAACATTAACCGATTTACTAAAGATGGATTGTTGCCTCCGGTCTCGCATAATGGCAGAGCATCCAAAAAAACCGTTGTACAAGTTCACGACCACAGAATTGGAATATTTTAGCCTAGCCTACGTAAGAAAATTTGTAGACCCAATTGAACTTCTCCGTTCATGGTCTATACTACCCAGAAAATTTTGCCAGGATTTTGAAGTTCAAACTCGTCTCCCATGTTTCGTTCATTTCAATCGTCCTGAGTGGAGAACAGAGTTAGAAGGATTCGCCCCAGCTCAATCCAGTTGTCATTTGTGTAAACTTGCACTTCAAAATATAAATTGTAACATGTAATAGTTATTGAATAAagtactatttttttaataaggttttttattaataaaacaaaatgtaaaaaaaaaattatttcattataaaAGTATCATAAAGTTGAAATACATTACTTAAAGCACAAACACTCCCACTGTTTGAATGATATGGACATCTTGGCTCCATTTTCTGCAGAGCTGGTTGTTCATCAAACTCCAAAACTGGGGATAGACTATACTTTTTGATGTACTGTGACTTTTCTCGCCCCTTAACATAAACCGCATTAACGCCTCTTGTCAAATGTTGGATAATATTATGGAACTGGTGTACTGGTGTAAATCCATGATTCCAGTTCAATCCATGATGGTTATTCATCAACCAAACAGCTTGATTATAATATTCAGAACCCAATAATCGTATCGGATATGgtggtttaaaaaaaatgactAATTTTTTGACCATCATAACTTGCAAACTCTTTCacgataaacttatt includes:
- the LOC140433787 gene encoding uncharacterized protein, with the translated sequence MLKYTDIELQLLMDVDMVHFFKKGIRGGVATCTKRMGIANNRFLNNFDPTKPETYVMYLDATNLYGAAMSQPLPWGNFRWLNKQEIDQFNVFNIDDDGEKGYVLEVDLHYPPNMHDQHNDLPFCPESIVPPKSKYKKLIPNLYDKKKYVIHYRNLKQCIQFGLKLERVHRILEFSQSLWLKKYIDLNTFLRNNAKNEFERDLFKLLVNAIFGKSLEGMDKRKDIRLVSQWENSKGRVGAKSLIAKPEFNSLSIFSENLVAIHLNKTKIIYDKPLYIGFSILDVSKTFIYDFFYGYIKNKYHNNAYLLYTDTDSLILEVQTPNFYDDMNKILRYFDTSNYSENNKHGVYKTTSILGNMKNEFPNTTIKAFYGTGAKAYCIGANTIVKKAKGVSSHVVKNQLHLNDYVRVIQNKETIFRKMYFFRSEMHTVYTELRNKVSLTSRDDKRYVIPGGASTLAWGHLLINQHEGNIDDLLFFANEMIDAPTLYDLNNIPNEELFQVAPFYYDSYL